A window from Neodiprion fabricii isolate iyNeoFabr1 chromosome 2, iyNeoFabr1.1, whole genome shotgun sequence encodes these proteins:
- the LOC124176581 gene encoding tyrosine-protein phosphatase Lar isoform X1: MTLVFLALLVAINPILTAADGNFSDLSYIHYLTHPPEILRRPRSQHVKAGGIASFYCDARGDPQPQIQWRKNTKKLTTSQPRYLVQSYPGGAFLRIEPVRDVRDDATYECVAENGVGDAVSADAKLTVHEPENLPPGFPMITQAPTTKVVEIGHSAVLSCAAVGSPRPIISWVRDMMPIDTNNPRYSVLDSGALQITGSQVEDQGKYECVANNSVGTEYSKSTLLYVKIRRVSPQFSIPPPAVNDVVLGASLNITCVAFGAPMPYVKWRKDPATDLTPEDNLPIGKNVLYLTDIQESSNYTCIAASDLGIIEAGTMVKVQSLPVPPENIQVSDITATSVKLTWSYKGPDELQYYVIQHKPKHANQAYSEISGITTMYYHVRSLSPYTEYELIVIAVNNIGRGPPSAPAIVTTGETTESTYGGAKPGTAPRNVQVRPLSSSTMVIQWDEPETPNGQVTGYKVYYTTDSNQQMASWLSQMVDNNQLTTISDLTPHTIYTIRVQALTSVGPGPLSTPVQVKTQQGVPSQPNMLRATEIGETSVTLQWSKPAHSGENILSYELYWNDTYAKEKHHRRIPIGETYVLTGLYPNTLYYVWLAARSQRGEGATTSPYPVRTKQYVPGAPPRNVTGQAVSPTAILVSWEPPPADRSNGRIAYYKLFAVESGRSDSEASVIKLNATSFVMDELKKWTQYRIWVLAGTSVGDGPPSFPTTVRTHEDAEKMPGDPQDVKATAINSTAIHVVWKPPLAKDRNGLIRGYHIHVQEEREEGKGFLNDPMRREVLEDVSELNITGLQPDTRYSVQVAALTRKGDGDRSPPVHVQTPGGVPNRPQVNLKVMERNPIVLELEWGRPSETYGELLGYRIRYGIKNQTLKEEFLEGTHRDTHKITDLEERGVDYEFRVAGQNHIGFGQETVRNWFSPEDAPSGPPTNLSYHFQTRDTVCVTWEQPSRHHRNGQIIRYDVQFNKKNDHTTTIDRNTTQTRAVFTNLEENTEYVFHVRAYTSKGAGPFSEKITILTEKDVGRAPMSVKAVATSESSVEVWWEPVPNRGKIIGYKIFYTMTAVEDLDKWQQKTVGVTESANLVNLEKYAQYAVAVAARYKTGLGRLSDKVTVKVKPEDVPLNLRAPDVSTHSMTLLWKPPIRLNPANYTISFDAIKEFVDSQGITQIQVVQRKQIVVDPQTTTTTVNELAPFTTYNVNVTAVPSDGQYRPPAKITVTTQMAAPKPMVKPDFYGVVNGEEIQVILPQASEEYGPISHYYLIVVPEDTATANKQPDELTEDTISNLGGKQERENAPYIAAKFLQRNIPYTFHLGSGGLYEGFVNRKLDRNKRYRIFVRAIVDTPRKHLYTSSPFSEYLSLDMREVPPGEPPSRPNPNIPVDGHPEVSVTNSGQEPGMVWVVGPIIAALVGSVFMVLLFVVRKRRQPCKAPDQAAVTRPLMAADISSSHAPSDPVEMRRLNFQTPGMISHPPIPISELGNHIERLKANDNLKFSQEYESIEPGQQFTWDHSNMEVNKPKNRYANVIAYDHSRVILQSLDGMLGSDYINANYCDGYRKQNAYVATQGPLQDTFADFWRMCWELRTSTIVMMTKLEERTRIKCDQYWPTRGADTYGQMTVTISDVQELATYCIRTFQVCRNGYSERREIKQLQFTAWPDHGVPEHPAPFLQFLRRVKSLNVPDSGPLVVHCSAGVGRTGCFIVIDSMLERIKHEKMIDIYGHVTCLRAQRNYMVQTEDQYIFIHDALLEAVICGNTEVPARNLHSHIQKLMQPELDNITGMELEFKKLSNIKADSTRFISANLACNKHKNRLVHILPYECTRVCLQPQRNIEGSDYINASLIDGYRYRGAYIATQGPLNDTTDDFWRMLWEHNSTIVVMLTKLKEMGREKCHQYWPSDRSIRYQCFVVDPIAEYNMPQYILREFKVTDARDGASRTVRQFQFIDWPEQGVPKSGDGFIDFIGQVHKTKEQFGQDGPITVHCSAGVGRTGVFITLSIVLERMQYEGVVDIFQTVRILRTQRPAMVQTEDQYQFCYRASLEYLGSFDHYAN; this comes from the exons GAGCTCTTCAGATCACTGGATCCCAAGTTGAGGATCAGGGGAAGTACGAATGCGTCGCAAACAATTCTGTGGGTACGGAATACTCCAAGTCTACTCTGCTCTACGTCAAAA TTCGTCGTGTATCTCCCCAATTCTCCATACCTCCGCCTGCGGTGAACGACGTTGTTCTCGGCGCGTCTTTGAACATCACTTGTGTGGCTTTTGGCGCCCCGATGCCATACGTCAAATGGCGTAAAGATCCAGCCACGGATTTGACCCCCGAGGACAACCTGCCTATCGGGAAAAACGTACTCTACTTAACCGATATTCAAGAGAGCTCGAACTACACTTGCATTGCTGCCAGCGATCTGGGAATCATTGAAGCTGGAACTATGGTCAAAGTGCAAT CTCTGCCAGTGCCACCGGAAAATATCCAAGTATCTGACATCACGGCAACGTCTGTTAAACTGACTTGGTCCTACAAGGGACCCGACGAGTTACAGTACTACGTAATCCAGCATAAACCCAAGCATGCCAACCAGGCTTATTCTGAGATTTCCGGAATCACAACCATGTACTATCACGTGCGAAGTCTCAGCCCCTACACAGAGTACGAGCTCATCGTCATTGCCGTCAATAACATCGGACGTGGTCCCCCCAGTGCGCCAGCGATTGTTACAACGGGTGAAACAA CGGAATCGACATATGGAGGTGCCA AACCGGGAACCGCACCCCGCAACGTTCAGGTTCGGCCGCTGAGCTCGAGCACGATGGTCATTCAATGGGATGAGCCAGAGACACCCAACGGTCAAGTAACG GGGTACAAAGTCTACTACACGACGGATTCGAACCAGCAAATGGCATCCTGGCTCTCCCAAATGGTAGACAACAACCAGTTGACTACTATTTCTGACCTCACTCCGCACACCATCTATACGATCAGGGTTCAGGCACTGACTAGCGTCGGTCCAGGACCTCTGAGCACTCCGGTTCAGGTGAAAACACAACAAGGCGTGCCCAGTCAGCCAAACATGCTGCGAGCGACTGAAATTGGGGAGACCAGCGTAACGCTCCAATGGAGTAAACCGGCTCATAGCGGAGAAAACATTCTTAGCTATGAGCTTTACTGGAACGATACTTACGCAAAG GAGAAGCACCATCGAAGAATACCGATCGGTGAAACTTATGTACTGACCGGGTTGTACCCGAATACTCTCTACTACGTTTGGCTGGCAGCTAGAAGCCAGAGAGGTGAAGGTGCCACGACTAGCCCTTATCCTGTTCGCACCAAACAGTACG TCCCTGGCGCTCCGCCCCGCAATGTAACCGGACAAGCTGTCAGCCCGACAGCAATTTTGGTCTCTTGGGAACCCCCGCCAGCTGACAGGTCAAACGGAAGAATAGCCTACTACAAACTGTTCGCGGTGGAAAGTGGGAGATCCGACTCTGAGGCCTCCGTTATCAAACTCAACGCAACTAGCTTCGTTATGGACGAACTTAAAAAGTGGACTCAGTATCGGATTTGGGTTTTGGCTGGCACCAGTGTTGGTGACGGACCCCCTAGTTTTCCTACCACTGTCCGCACTCACGAAGATG CTGAAAAAA TGCCCGGAGACCCTCAAGACGTTAAAGCGACTGCGATAAACTCAACAGCCATTCACGTGGTGTGGAAACCACCACTAGCTAAGGACAGGAATGGTCTGATTCGTGGGTATCATATACACGTtcaagaagaaagagaagag GGAAAAGGTTTCTTGAACGATCCCATGCGTCGAGAAGTTCTCGAAGACGTTTCGGAATTAAACATTACCGGGCTACAACCTGACACAAGGTACTCGGTCCAAGTCGCTGCTTTGACTAGAAAAGGAGACGGCGATCGGTCTCCGCCAGTCCATGTTCAGACTCCAGGCGGTGTACCTAACAGGCCGCAAGTGAATTTAAA AGTCATGGAGAGAAACCCTATAGTCCTAGAATTGGAATGGGGCCGTCCAAGCGAGACTTACGGAGAACTTTTGGGGTATAGAATACGATACGGTATCAAGAATCAGACATTGAAGGAGGAATTCCTCGAGGGTACTCATAGAGATACTCATAAAATCACGGATCttg AAGAGCGAGGTGTAGATTACGAGTTCAGAGTCGCTGGGCAAAACCATATTGGTTTTGGTCAGGAAACGGTACGGAACTGGTTCAGTCCAGAGGATGCGCCTTCAGGACCGCCTACGAATTTGTCGTACCACTTTCAAACGCGGGATACCGTCTGTGTCACTTGGGAGCAGCCATCTCGTCACCATAGGAATGGTCAGATAATTCGCTACGATGTACAGTTCAACAAGAAAAACGACCACACAACAACAATAGATAGAAACACGACGCAGACGAGAGCTGTTTTTACAAATCTCGAAGAGAATACGGAGTATGTTTTTCATGTCAGAGCCTACACGTCGAAGGGTGCCGGTCCCTTCTCTGAAAAGATCACAATATTGACTGAAAAAGATGTTGGAAGAGCTCCGATGTCCGTCAAAGCGGTTGCTACTTCAGAATCCAGTGTCGAAGTGTGGTGGGAGCCTGTACCTAATCGGGGGAAAATAATTgggtacaaaattttttacaccatgACAGCCGTCGAGGATCTTGACAAGTGGCAACAGAAGACTGTTGGTGTTACGGAGTCTGCAAACCTAgttaatttagaaaaatatgcTCAATACGCGGTCGCCGTAGCAGCGCGGTACAAAACGGGTCTCGGAAGGCTAAGTGATAAGGTCACGGTGAAGGTAAAGCCAGAAGACGTGCCGTTGAACTTGAGAGCACCTGACGTATCGACCCACTCAATGACGCTGCTATGGAAGCCACCGATAAGACTGAACCCAGCCAACTACACTATATCCTTCGATGCAATCAAGGAATTTGTTGACTCTCAAGGTATAACTCAGATCCAGGTAGTTCAGCGTAAACAAATCGTTGTCGATCCACAAACCACTACAACTACCGTAAACGAACTAGCTCCATTCACAACGTACAATGTAAATGTTACGGCGGTTCCTTCGGATGGGCAGTACAGACCCCCTGCCAAAATCACCGTTACTACTCAGATGGCTGCACCTAAGCCAATGGTGAAGCCTGATTTTTATGGAGTCGTCAACGGCGAAGAAATTCAAGTGATATTACCTCAGGCATCCGAAGAATATGGACCTATTTCGCATTACTACTTGATCGTTGTGCCCGAAGATACAGCAACTGCTAACAAACAACCGGACGAATTGACCGAAGATACGATATCGAACCTCGGTGGTAAACAGGAAAGGGAAAACGCGCCTTACATTGCTGCCAAGTTTTTGCAGAGGAATATCCCTTACACGTTTCACCTCGGCAGTGGAGGCTTATACGAAGGTTTTGTCAATAGGAAATTGGACAGGAACAAGCGATACAGGATTTTTGTACGTGCCATTGTGGACACACCACGAAAG CATCTGTACACGTCGTCCCCATTCTCGGAATACCTGTCTTTGGACATGAGGGAAGTTCCTCCTGGTGAGCCACCAAGTAGGCCGAACCCTAACATTCCAGTCGATGGACATCCAGAAGTGTCCGTTACGAATAGCGGACAAGAACCAGGGATGGTTTGGGTGGTCGGTCCAATCATTGCAGCTCTTGTGGGCAGCGTATTCATGGTACTTCTGTTCGTTGTAAGAAA GCGCAGACAGCCCTGCAAAGCTCCTGATCAGGCGGCCGTCACTCGTCCTCTAATGGCAGCGGACATAAGCTCAAGCCACGCGCCTTCAGATCCCGTCGAAATGCGTCGACTCAATTTCCAGACACCAGGAATGATCTCGCACCCACCGATACCAATTAGCGAGCTAGGAAACCACATCGAGCGCTTGAAAGCCAATGacaatttgaaattcagtcAAGAATACGAGTCGATTGAACCGGGACAGCAGTTTACATGGGACCATTCAAACATGGAAGTAAACAAGCCAAAGAATCGCTACGCCAACGTGATCGCGTATGATCATTCCCGGGTGATTCTTCAGTCCCTGGACGGAATGCTGGGATCAGACTACATAAACGCGAACTACTGCGACGGATACAGAAAGCAAAACGCATACGTCGCGACCCAGGGTCCTCTCCAAGATACGTTTGCTGATTTCTGGAGAATGTGTTGGGAGTTGAGGACAAGCACCATAGTGATGATGACGAAGCTCGAAGAGAGGACCAGAATCAAGTGCGACCAGTATTGGCCAACCAGAGGCGCTGACACGTATGGTCAGATGACGGTAACCATCAGCGACGTGCAGGAACTGGCCACGTATTGCATCAGAACCTTCCAAGTATGCAGGAATGGCTACTCTGAGCGACGCGAGATCAAGCAGCTCCAGTTCACAGCTTGGCCTGACCATGGGGTACCGGAACATCCTGCACCGTTTTTGCAGTTCTTACGCCGCGTCAAATCCCTCAATGTACCTGACAGCGGGCCGCTAGTGGTTCACTGCAGCGCCGGAGTAGGAAGAACAGGCTGTTTCATCGTCATCGACTCCATGCTGGAACGCATCAAGCACGAGAAGATGATAGACATTTACGGTCACGTGACGTGTCTCCGTGCGCAGAGAAACTACATGGTCCAGACCGAAGACCAGTACATTTTCATCCATGACGCACTGCTGGAGGCTGTGATTTGCGGTAACACCGAGGTACCGGCGAGAAACCTGCACTCCCACATTCAGAAGCTGATGCAACCCGAACTGGACAATATAACGGGAATGGAACTTGAGTTCAAAAAGTTATCAAACATAAAGGCTGACTCGACAAGGTTCATATCTGCAAACCTTGCGTGCAACAAGCACAAAAATCGACTAGTTCATATTCTTCCATACGAATGCACTAGAGTCTGTCTTCAGCCGCAGCGAAACATCGAGGGATCCGACTACATAAATGCCAGTCTGATAGACGGATACAGATACCGCGGTGCCTACATAGCCACTCAAGGACCGCTAAACGACACGACTGACGACTTTTGGCGCATGCTGTGGGAGCACAATTCGACGATAGTCGTTATGTTAACAAAGCTCAAGGAAATGGGTAGGGAAAAATGCCACCAGTACTGGCCCTCCGATCGCTCAATAAGGTACCAGTGTTTCGTGGTGGATCCAATCGCCGAATATAACATGCCGCAGTACATACTCAGGGAATTCAAAGTGACTGATGCACGAGACGGAGCGAGCCGTACGGTTAGACAATTCCAGTTCATAGACTGGCCGGAACAAGGGGTGCCCAAGTCGGGAGATGGATTCATAGACTTCATAGGACAAGTGCACAAGACGAAAGAACAATTCGGCCAGGATGGACCCATCACGGTTCACTGCAGCGCCGGTGTTGGGCGCACCGGTGTTTTCATCACCCTGAGCATCGTCCTCGAGCGTATGCAATACGAGGGTGTTGTCGATATCTTCCAAACAGTTAGAATACTCCGTACGCAACGTCCTGCTATGGTTCAAACGGAG GACCAATACCAATTTTGCTATCGAGCAAGCCTTGAATATTTGGGCTCCTTCGATCACTATGCCAACTGA
- the LOC124176581 gene encoding tyrosine-protein phosphatase Lar isoform X11 has protein sequence MLSMVSNRSLGLGHFDPSESTYGGAKPGTAPRNVQVRPLSSSTMVIQWDEPETPNGQVTGYKVYYTTDSNQQMASWLSQMVDNNQLTTISDLTPHTIYTIRVQALTSVGPGPLSTPVQVKTQQGVPSQPNMLRATEIGETSVTLQWSKPAHSGENILSYELYWNDTYAKEKHHRRIPIGETYVLTGLYPNTLYYVWLAARSQRGEGATTSPYPVRTKQYVPGAPPRNVTGQAVSPTAILVSWEPPPADRSNGRIAYYKLFAVESGRSDSEASVIKLNATSFVMDELKKWTQYRIWVLAGTSVGDGPPSFPTTVRTHEDAEKMPGDPQDVKATAINSTAIHVVWKPPLAKDRNGLIRGYHIHVQEEREEGKGFLNDPMRREVLEDVSELNITGLQPDTRYSVQVAALTRKGDGDRSPPVHVQTPGGVPNRPQVNLKVMERNPIVLELEWGRPSETYGELLGYRIRYGIKNQTLKEEFLEGTHRDTHKITDLEERGVDYEFRVAGQNHIGFGQETVRNWFSPEDAPSGPPTNLSYHFQTRDTVCVTWEQPSRHHRNGQIIRYDVQFNKKNDHTTTIDRNTTQTRAVFTNLEENTEYVFHVRAYTSKGAGPFSEKITILTEKDVGRAPMSVKAVATSESSVEVWWEPVPNRGKIIGYKIFYTMTAVEDLDKWQQKTVGVTESANLVNLEKYAQYAVAVAARYKTGLGRLSDKVTVKVKPEDVPLNLRAPDVSTHSMTLLWKPPIRLNPANYTISFDAIKEFVDSQGITQIQVVQRKQIVVDPQTTTTTVNELAPFTTYNVNVTAVPSDGQYRPPAKITVTTQMAAPKPMVKPDFYGVVNGEEIQVILPQASEEYGPISHYYLIVVPEDTATANKQPDELTEDTISNLGGKQERENAPYIAAKFLQRNIPYTFHLGSGGLYEGFVNRKLDRNKRYRIFVRAIVDTPRKHLYTSSPFSEYLSLDMREVPPGEPPSRPNPNIPVDGHPEVSVTNSGQEPGMVWVVGPIIAALVGSVFMVLLFVVRKRRQPCKAPDQAAVTRPLMAADISSSHAPSDPVEMRRLNFQTPGMISHPPIPISELGNHIERLKANDNLKFSQEYESIEPGQQFTWDHSNMEVNKPKNRYANVIAYDHSRVILQSLDGMLGSDYINANYCDGYRKQNAYVATQGPLQDTFADFWRMCWELRTSTIVMMTKLEERTRIKCDQYWPTRGADTYGQMTVTISDVQELATYCIRTFQVCRNGYSERREIKQLQFTAWPDHGVPEHPAPFLQFLRRVKSLNVPDSGPLVVHCSAGVGRTGCFIVIDSMLERIKHEKMIDIYGHVTCLRAQRNYMVQTEDQYIFIHDALLEAVICGNTEVPARNLHSHIQKLMQPELDNITGMELEFKKLSNIKADSTRFISANLACNKHKNRLVHILPYECTRVCLQPQRNIEGSDYINASLIDGYRYRGAYIATQGPLNDTTDDFWRMLWEHNSTIVVMLTKLKEMGREKCHQYWPSDRSIRYQCFVVDPIAEYNMPQYILREFKVTDARDGASRTVRQFQFIDWPEQGVPKSGDGFIDFIGQVHKTKEQFGQDGPITVHCSAGVGRTGVFITLSIVLERMQYEGVVDIFQTVRILRTQRPAMVQTEDQYQFCYRASLEYLGSFDHYAN, from the exons atgcTGTCCATGGTCTCGAACCGCTCGCTTGGCCTTGGACACTTTGATCCAT CGGAATCGACATATGGAGGTGCCA AACCGGGAACCGCACCCCGCAACGTTCAGGTTCGGCCGCTGAGCTCGAGCACGATGGTCATTCAATGGGATGAGCCAGAGACACCCAACGGTCAAGTAACG GGGTACAAAGTCTACTACACGACGGATTCGAACCAGCAAATGGCATCCTGGCTCTCCCAAATGGTAGACAACAACCAGTTGACTACTATTTCTGACCTCACTCCGCACACCATCTATACGATCAGGGTTCAGGCACTGACTAGCGTCGGTCCAGGACCTCTGAGCACTCCGGTTCAGGTGAAAACACAACAAGGCGTGCCCAGTCAGCCAAACATGCTGCGAGCGACTGAAATTGGGGAGACCAGCGTAACGCTCCAATGGAGTAAACCGGCTCATAGCGGAGAAAACATTCTTAGCTATGAGCTTTACTGGAACGATACTTACGCAAAG GAGAAGCACCATCGAAGAATACCGATCGGTGAAACTTATGTACTGACCGGGTTGTACCCGAATACTCTCTACTACGTTTGGCTGGCAGCTAGAAGCCAGAGAGGTGAAGGTGCCACGACTAGCCCTTATCCTGTTCGCACCAAACAGTACG TCCCTGGCGCTCCGCCCCGCAATGTAACCGGACAAGCTGTCAGCCCGACAGCAATTTTGGTCTCTTGGGAACCCCCGCCAGCTGACAGGTCAAACGGAAGAATAGCCTACTACAAACTGTTCGCGGTGGAAAGTGGGAGATCCGACTCTGAGGCCTCCGTTATCAAACTCAACGCAACTAGCTTCGTTATGGACGAACTTAAAAAGTGGACTCAGTATCGGATTTGGGTTTTGGCTGGCACCAGTGTTGGTGACGGACCCCCTAGTTTTCCTACCACTGTCCGCACTCACGAAGATG CTGAAAAAA TGCCCGGAGACCCTCAAGACGTTAAAGCGACTGCGATAAACTCAACAGCCATTCACGTGGTGTGGAAACCACCACTAGCTAAGGACAGGAATGGTCTGATTCGTGGGTATCATATACACGTtcaagaagaaagagaagag GGAAAAGGTTTCTTGAACGATCCCATGCGTCGAGAAGTTCTCGAAGACGTTTCGGAATTAAACATTACCGGGCTACAACCTGACACAAGGTACTCGGTCCAAGTCGCTGCTTTGACTAGAAAAGGAGACGGCGATCGGTCTCCGCCAGTCCATGTTCAGACTCCAGGCGGTGTACCTAACAGGCCGCAAGTGAATTTAAA AGTCATGGAGAGAAACCCTATAGTCCTAGAATTGGAATGGGGCCGTCCAAGCGAGACTTACGGAGAACTTTTGGGGTATAGAATACGATACGGTATCAAGAATCAGACATTGAAGGAGGAATTCCTCGAGGGTACTCATAGAGATACTCATAAAATCACGGATCttg AAGAGCGAGGTGTAGATTACGAGTTCAGAGTCGCTGGGCAAAACCATATTGGTTTTGGTCAGGAAACGGTACGGAACTGGTTCAGTCCAGAGGATGCGCCTTCAGGACCGCCTACGAATTTGTCGTACCACTTTCAAACGCGGGATACCGTCTGTGTCACTTGGGAGCAGCCATCTCGTCACCATAGGAATGGTCAGATAATTCGCTACGATGTACAGTTCAACAAGAAAAACGACCACACAACAACAATAGATAGAAACACGACGCAGACGAGAGCTGTTTTTACAAATCTCGAAGAGAATACGGAGTATGTTTTTCATGTCAGAGCCTACACGTCGAAGGGTGCCGGTCCCTTCTCTGAAAAGATCACAATATTGACTGAAAAAGATGTTGGAAGAGCTCCGATGTCCGTCAAAGCGGTTGCTACTTCAGAATCCAGTGTCGAAGTGTGGTGGGAGCCTGTACCTAATCGGGGGAAAATAATTgggtacaaaattttttacaccatgACAGCCGTCGAGGATCTTGACAAGTGGCAACAGAAGACTGTTGGTGTTACGGAGTCTGCAAACCTAgttaatttagaaaaatatgcTCAATACGCGGTCGCCGTAGCAGCGCGGTACAAAACGGGTCTCGGAAGGCTAAGTGATAAGGTCACGGTGAAGGTAAAGCCAGAAGACGTGCCGTTGAACTTGAGAGCACCTGACGTATCGACCCACTCAATGACGCTGCTATGGAAGCCACCGATAAGACTGAACCCAGCCAACTACACTATATCCTTCGATGCAATCAAGGAATTTGTTGACTCTCAAGGTATAACTCAGATCCAGGTAGTTCAGCGTAAACAAATCGTTGTCGATCCACAAACCACTACAACTACCGTAAACGAACTAGCTCCATTCACAACGTACAATGTAAATGTTACGGCGGTTCCTTCGGATGGGCAGTACAGACCCCCTGCCAAAATCACCGTTACTACTCAGATGGCTGCACCTAAGCCAATGGTGAAGCCTGATTTTTATGGAGTCGTCAACGGCGAAGAAATTCAAGTGATATTACCTCAGGCATCCGAAGAATATGGACCTATTTCGCATTACTACTTGATCGTTGTGCCCGAAGATACAGCAACTGCTAACAAACAACCGGACGAATTGACCGAAGATACGATATCGAACCTCGGTGGTAAACAGGAAAGGGAAAACGCGCCTTACATTGCTGCCAAGTTTTTGCAGAGGAATATCCCTTACACGTTTCACCTCGGCAGTGGAGGCTTATACGAAGGTTTTGTCAATAGGAAATTGGACAGGAACAAGCGATACAGGATTTTTGTACGTGCCATTGTGGACACACCACGAAAG CATCTGTACACGTCGTCCCCATTCTCGGAATACCTGTCTTTGGACATGAGGGAAGTTCCTCCTGGTGAGCCACCAAGTAGGCCGAACCCTAACATTCCAGTCGATGGACATCCAGAAGTGTCCGTTACGAATAGCGGACAAGAACCAGGGATGGTTTGGGTGGTCGGTCCAATCATTGCAGCTCTTGTGGGCAGCGTATTCATGGTACTTCTGTTCGTTGTAAGAAA GCGCAGACAGCCCTGCAAAGCTCCTGATCAGGCGGCCGTCACTCGTCCTCTAATGGCAGCGGACATAAGCTCAAGCCACGCGCCTTCAGATCCCGTCGAAATGCGTCGACTCAATTTCCAGACACCAGGAATGATCTCGCACCCACCGATACCAATTAGCGAGCTAGGAAACCACATCGAGCGCTTGAAAGCCAATGacaatttgaaattcagtcAAGAATACGAGTCGATTGAACCGGGACAGCAGTTTACATGGGACCATTCAAACATGGAAGTAAACAAGCCAAAGAATCGCTACGCCAACGTGATCGCGTATGATCATTCCCGGGTGATTCTTCAGTCCCTGGACGGAATGCTGGGATCAGACTACATAAACGCGAACTACTGCGACGGATACAGAAAGCAAAACGCATACGTCGCGACCCAGGGTCCTCTCCAAGATACGTTTGCTGATTTCTGGAGAATGTGTTGGGAGTTGAGGACAAGCACCATAGTGATGATGACGAAGCTCGAAGAGAGGACCAGAATCAAGTGCGACCAGTATTGGCCAACCAGAGGCGCTGACACGTATGGTCAGATGACGGTAACCATCAGCGACGTGCAGGAACTGGCCACGTATTGCATCAGAACCTTCCAAGTATGCAGGAATGGCTACTCTGAGCGACGCGAGATCAAGCAGCTCCAGTTCACAGCTTGGCCTGACCATGGGGTACCGGAACATCCTGCACCGTTTTTGCAGTTCTTACGCCGCGTCAAATCCCTCAATGTACCTGACAGCGGGCCGCTAGTGGTTCACTGCAGCGCCGGAGTAGGAAGAACAGGCTGTTTCATCGTCATCGACTCCATGCTGGAACGCATCAAGCACGAGAAGATGATAGACATTTACGGTCACGTGACGTGTCTCCGTGCGCAGAGAAACTACATGGTCCAGACCGAAGACCAGTACATTTTCATCCATGACGCACTGCTGGAGGCTGTGATTTGCGGTAACACCGAGGTACCGGCGAGAAACCTGCACTCCCACATTCAGAAGCTGATGCAACCCGAACTGGACAATATAACGGGAATGGAACTTGAGTTCAAAAAGTTATCAAACATAAAGGCTGACTCGACAAGGTTCATATCTGCAAACCTTGCGTGCAACAAGCACAAAAATCGACTAGTTCATATTCTTCCATACGAATGCACTAGAGTCTGTCTTCAGCCGCAGCGAAACATCGAGGGATCCGACTACATAAATGCCAGTCTGATAGACGGATACAGATACCGCGGTGCCTACATAGCCACTCAAGGACCGCTAAACGACACGACTGACGACTTTTGGCGCATGCTGTGGGAGCACAATTCGACGATAGTCGTTATGTTAACAAAGCTCAAGGAAATGGGTAGGGAAAAATGCCACCAGTACTGGCCCTCCGATCGCTCAATAAGGTACCAGTGTTTCGTGGTGGATCCAATCGCCGAATATAACATGCCGCAGTACATACTCAGGGAATTCAAAGTGACTGATGCACGAGACGGAGCGAGCCGTACGGTTAGACAATTCCAGTTCATAGACTGGCCGGAACAAGGGGTGCCCAAGTCGGGAGATGGATTCATAGACTTCATAGGACAAGTGCACAAGACGAAAGAACAATTCGGCCAGGATGGACCCATCACGGTTCACTGCAGCGCCGGTGTTGGGCGCACCGGTGTTTTCATCACCCTGAGCATCGTCCTCGAGCGTATGCAATACGAGGGTGTTGTCGATATCTTCCAAACAGTTAGAATACTCCGTACGCAACGTCCTGCTATGGTTCAAACGGAG GACCAATACCAATTTTGCTATCGAGCAAGCCTTGAATATTTGGGCTCCTTCGATCACTATGCCAACTGA